From Streptomyces sp. NBC_00683, one genomic window encodes:
- a CDS encoding DUF1996 domain-containing protein, with protein MLFRNRRTTEHRGRRTLPPWRHRIAGLAVAALALSLVQADVGNAAGDTTAGAAPKAPADVVRVAEFLAECPYTHRAPDDPIVLPNLPGASHMHSFFGNDTTNAHSDLASLEKGGTSCAPSTDISSYWVPTMYDGNTEVEPTGTTFYYLGEGVRDDIIRTIKPFPRGLRIVAGNAKATGPDDNTIARWSCLHHGEVNPSHDFVNCPAGAMLESYLDFPQCWNGRDLDSADHKSHMAYPVGGACPATHPVPVPKLRQVLRYPVNGDPARLRLASGRGYTMHGDFFNVWPEAEMAQRVRDCINAIVKCGADGTP; from the coding sequence GTGCTCTTCCGAAACCGACGCACGACCGAACACCGCGGGCGCAGAACCCTGCCCCCGTGGCGCCACAGAATCGCGGGGCTGGCGGTCGCCGCCCTCGCCCTGTCCCTCGTCCAGGCCGACGTGGGCAACGCGGCCGGTGACACGACAGCCGGTGCCGCGCCCAAGGCCCCGGCCGATGTGGTCCGGGTCGCCGAGTTCCTCGCGGAGTGCCCGTACACCCACCGTGCTCCCGACGACCCGATCGTGCTGCCCAACCTGCCGGGCGCCTCCCACATGCACAGCTTCTTCGGGAACGACACCACGAACGCCCATTCCGATCTGGCGTCCCTGGAGAAGGGCGGCACCAGCTGCGCCCCCTCCACCGACATCTCCTCGTACTGGGTCCCCACGATGTACGACGGCAACACGGAGGTGGAACCGACCGGCACCACCTTCTACTACCTGGGAGAGGGAGTCCGGGACGACATCATCCGCACGATCAAGCCCTTCCCCCGTGGTCTGCGGATCGTCGCGGGCAACGCGAAGGCGACCGGCCCCGACGACAACACGATCGCGCGCTGGTCGTGTCTGCACCACGGCGAGGTCAACCCGTCCCATGACTTCGTCAACTGCCCTGCCGGCGCGATGCTGGAGTCGTACCTCGACTTCCCGCAGTGCTGGAACGGCAGGGACCTGGACTCGGCCGACCACAAGAGCCACATGGCCTACCCGGTGGGCGGCGCCTGCCCGGCCACTCACCCCGTCCCGGTGCCCAAGCTGCGCCAGGTGCTGCGCTATCCGGTCAACGGCGATCCCGCCCGCCTCAGACTGGCATCGGGTCGCGGCTACACGATGCACGGCGACTTCTTCAACGTGTGGCCCGAGGCGGAAATGGCCCAGCGTGTACGCGACTGCATCAACGCGATCGTGAAGTGCGGGGCTGACGGCACTCCCTGA
- a CDS encoding phage holin family protein — translation MGDGRWRTAGRALLRVVAVWAVSTLTLLALAGILPDFQLQSDDGDSVTRTAFTAAWGAGAFGLLSALVWPVLVRALLIVPALVLGALVFFLNGSLLLIALSLIPDGRGTANPETAVVVAAVMSAVASATSTALAVRDDDAYRRRLSRLADRRRRRSGTAGTADGGRGGPPGIVFVQLDGVGHDVLEQAAAAGLMPTVAGLLADEAGHRLTPWSTDWSSQTGASQLGILHGSNFDVPAFRWYEKETGTVMVSSRPASALELQRRAIVRTRDGGLLTVDGASRGNLFSGGADQLALVLSMAARRGKGRRSRAGYFAYFSDPANAVRTALSFVAEVGREIGQSTRARIKKESPRVKRGGLYPFIRAFATVVERDVVVAAVIGDMFAGRTAVYADLVAYDEVAHHSGPHSRDAEKVLTRLDRSLGLIAKVAEHTPRTYRIVLLSDHGQSPGETFAGRYGLTLKDLVRAGCGLPVPRRAQRTRSASEARDAVRIALHRPVGEKESEHPATPSDPVVLASGNLGLLSFPDIEGRASREELERRHPALLATLAGHPGIGFLLVRSEEHGSVVLGPDGAEVPVPELTDGEGPIAAFGAGAAEAVRRTDTFPHVADVMVNSMYDPETGRVHAFEEQIGSHGGLGGEQSRPFLLWPRTLADPRDIVAAEGGAASCGPVGAEAVHRILARWLRELSGPQVPLLTEGFTGAERADEPFPDVDTDADVPGARG, via the coding sequence GTGGGTGACGGGCGATGGCGTACGGCGGGCAGAGCCCTCCTGCGCGTGGTCGCGGTGTGGGCGGTCTCCACCCTCACCCTGCTGGCCCTCGCCGGGATCCTGCCCGACTTCCAGCTCCAGTCCGACGACGGCGACAGCGTCACGAGGACCGCGTTCACCGCGGCCTGGGGGGCGGGCGCCTTCGGTCTGCTCTCCGCACTGGTGTGGCCGGTCCTCGTCCGGGCGCTGCTCATCGTGCCCGCCCTGGTGCTGGGCGCGCTGGTCTTCTTCCTCAACGGCTCGCTGCTGCTGATCGCCCTCAGCCTCATCCCCGACGGGCGCGGCACGGCCAACCCGGAGACCGCGGTGGTCGTCGCGGCCGTCATGTCCGCCGTCGCCTCGGCCACCTCCACCGCGCTCGCGGTCCGCGACGACGACGCCTACCGGCGAAGGCTCTCCCGGCTGGCCGACCGGCGCCGCCGGCGCAGCGGCACGGCAGGCACCGCGGACGGCGGCCGAGGCGGCCCGCCGGGCATCGTGTTCGTCCAGCTCGACGGCGTCGGTCACGACGTGCTCGAGCAGGCCGCCGCCGCAGGCCTGATGCCGACCGTGGCCGGACTCCTCGCCGACGAGGCGGGCCACCGGCTCACCCCGTGGAGCACCGACTGGTCCAGCCAGACCGGCGCCAGCCAACTCGGCATCCTGCACGGCAGCAACTTCGACGTGCCCGCGTTCCGCTGGTACGAGAAGGAGACCGGCACCGTGATGGTCTCCAGCAGGCCGGCGAGCGCACTCGAGCTGCAGCGCAGAGCCATCGTCCGAACCCGTGACGGCGGCCTGCTCACCGTCGACGGGGCGAGCCGGGGGAACCTCTTCAGCGGCGGTGCCGACCAGCTCGCCCTCGTCCTGTCGATGGCTGCCAGGCGGGGCAAGGGACGCCGCTCGCGCGCCGGATACTTCGCGTACTTCTCCGACCCGGCCAACGCCGTCCGGACCGCGCTGTCCTTCGTCGCCGAAGTGGGCCGTGAGATCGGCCAGTCCACGCGGGCCCGGATCAAAAAGGAGTCCCCCCGGGTCAAGCGCGGCGGACTGTACCCCTTCATCCGGGCGTTCGCGACGGTGGTCGAACGCGATGTCGTGGTCGCCGCGGTCATCGGCGACATGTTCGCGGGACGCACCGCCGTCTACGCCGACCTCGTCGCGTACGACGAGGTCGCCCACCACTCGGGGCCGCACAGCAGGGACGCGGAGAAGGTCCTGACACGGCTCGACCGCTCCCTGGGCCTCATCGCGAAGGTCGCGGAACACACCCCGCGCACCTACCGGATCGTGCTGCTGTCCGACCACGGCCAGAGCCCCGGGGAGACCTTCGCCGGGAGGTACGGACTCACACTCAAGGACCTGGTGAGGGCGGGCTGCGGACTGCCCGTACCCCGCAGGGCGCAGCGCACCCGCAGCGCGTCCGAGGCGCGTGACGCCGTACGCATCGCGCTGCACCGGCCCGTCGGGGAGAAGGAGTCGGAGCATCCCGCGACGCCGTCCGACCCGGTCGTGCTCGCCTCCGGCAACCTCGGGCTGCTGTCCTTCCCGGACATCGAGGGGCGCGCCTCGCGCGAAGAGCTCGAACGCCGCCACCCCGCGCTGCTCGCCACGCTCGCCGGCCATCCGGGCATCGGCTTCCTGCTCGTGCGGAGCGAGGAGCACGGCTCGGTGGTGCTGGGACCCGACGGGGCCGAGGTCCCCGTCCCCGAGCTGACGGACGGGGAGGGGCCGATCGCCGCCTTCGGGGCGGGCGCGGCCGAGGCGGTGCGGCGCACCGACACCTTTCCGCACGTCGCCGACGTCATGGTCAATTCGATGTACGACCCCGAGACCGGCCGCGTACACGCCTTCGAGGAGCAGATCGGTTCGCACGGCGGGCTCGGTGGCGAACAGTCCCGGCCGTTCCTGCTCTGGCCGCGCACGCTGGCGGACCCGAGGGACATCGTGGCGGCGGAGGGAGGGGCGGCCTCGTGCGGTCCGGTGGGTGCGGAGGCCGTGCACCGGATACTGGCGCGCTGGCTGCGGGAGCTCTCCGGGCCCCAGGTGCCGTTGCTGACCGAGGGCTTCACCGGGGCGGAACGGGCCGACGAACCCTTCCCCGACGTGGACACGGACGCCGACGTACCGGGCGCCCGGGGCTGA
- a CDS encoding LacI family DNA-binding transcriptional regulator has protein sequence MTAHVTPPARPATLEDVAAVAGVSRATVSRVINGATTVDPALRRVVEEAVATTGYVPNRAARSLVTRRTDSIALVVSERERRPVSEPFIGRMFSDPYFGRVVSGLLEVLRPAGIQMVLMLADDEASRNQLLSYLRQGHVDGVVLISSHAEDPLPGLLHDTRLPAVLAGRPRRPSPLTYVEADQRAGAQLAADHLASLGRLRIGTVAGPQDMPAGQARLTGFLDALALHGIHDVARAEGDFTHVGGASAMRQLLRDRPDLDAVFIASDLMALGALPVLLRAGKDVPSDVSVVGFDDSSAALACDPPLTTVRQPVEEMAAEMARLLLKQIGRPGGPTPSVVFHPTLVERKST, from the coding sequence ATGACTGCCCACGTGACCCCGCCCGCACGCCCCGCCACCTTGGAGGATGTGGCCGCGGTGGCGGGCGTCTCCCGGGCCACGGTGTCCCGGGTGATCAACGGCGCGACCACGGTGGACCCGGCGCTTCGGCGGGTCGTGGAGGAGGCGGTGGCCACCACGGGGTACGTCCCCAACCGTGCGGCGCGTTCGCTCGTGACGCGGAGGACGGACTCGATCGCCCTCGTCGTGTCCGAGCGGGAACGGCGGCCGGTGTCCGAACCGTTCATAGGCCGGATGTTCTCCGACCCGTACTTCGGCCGCGTGGTGAGCGGTCTGCTCGAGGTGCTCCGGCCCGCGGGCATCCAGATGGTCCTGATGCTGGCCGACGACGAGGCCTCGCGCAATCAGCTCCTTTCGTACCTGCGCCAGGGCCATGTCGACGGCGTGGTGCTGATCTCCTCGCACGCGGAGGATCCGCTGCCCGGTCTGCTCCATGACACGCGGCTGCCCGCCGTGCTCGCGGGCAGGCCCAGGCGGCCGTCCCCGCTCACGTACGTCGAGGCCGACCAGCGTGCCGGGGCCCAGCTGGCCGCCGACCACCTGGCATCACTGGGGCGTCTGCGCATCGGCACGGTCGCGGGGCCGCAGGACATGCCTGCGGGGCAGGCCCGCCTGACGGGGTTCCTTGACGCACTCGCCCTGCACGGCATCCACGACGTGGCGCGTGCCGAGGGCGATTTCACCCATGTGGGAGGCGCGTCGGCGATGCGGCAGTTGCTGCGTGACCGGCCGGACCTGGACGCGGTGTTCATCGCTTCGGACCTGATGGCGCTCGGTGCCCTGCCCGTGCTGCTGCGGGCGGGCAAGGACGTGCCGTCGGACGTGTCGGTGGTGGGTTTCGACGACAGCAGCGCGGCGCTGGCCTGCGATCCGCCGCTGACGACGGTGCGGCAGCCGGTGGAGGAGATGGCCGCGGAGATGGCACGGCTCCTGCTGAAGCAGATCGGCCGGCCGGGTGGCCCGACGCCCTCGGTCGTCTTCCATCCGACGCTGGTGGAGCGCAAGTCCACCTGA
- a CDS encoding MBL fold metallo-hydrolase gives MEVTWWGHATCTIEDSGVRVLTDPLFVRRFAHLRRRRGEVPPPEAAVADAVLISHLHSDHLHLPSLARLSPGSLLIVPKGATGAVRGLRVLRRMRGLRITEVAPGDEVRVGAVLVRAVPALHDGRRLPVGPHRVPALGFVVEGEARTYFAGDTGLFDDMADAVGPVDVALLPVGGWGPYLGHHHLDAARAAQALAMLAPRSAVPVHYGTYWPIGMDGVRPHEFHAPGDEFVRQAALVAPGVAVHRLGHGEHVRPEARR, from the coding sequence GTGGAGGTCACCTGGTGGGGTCACGCCACCTGCACGATCGAGGACTCCGGGGTCCGGGTGCTGACCGATCCTCTGTTCGTACGGCGCTTCGCGCATCTGCGCCGGCGCCGGGGCGAGGTGCCACCTCCCGAGGCCGCTGTCGCCGACGCGGTCCTGATCTCCCATCTGCACTCCGACCATCTGCATCTCCCCTCCCTGGCCCGTCTCTCCCCGGGCAGCCTGCTGATCGTGCCCAAGGGGGCGACCGGGGCCGTACGGGGGCTGAGGGTGCTGCGCCGGATGCGCGGGCTGCGGATCACCGAGGTCGCCCCGGGCGACGAGGTCCGTGTCGGCGCGGTGCTGGTCAGGGCGGTACCCGCCCTGCACGACGGCCGGCGGCTGCCGGTCGGCCCGCACCGTGTGCCCGCCCTGGGCTTCGTGGTCGAGGGCGAGGCCCGCACCTACTTCGCCGGTGACACCGGGCTGTTCGACGACATGGCCGATGCCGTGGGGCCGGTCGATGTGGCGCTGCTGCCCGTCGGCGGCTGGGGTCCCTATCTCGGCCATCACCATCTGGATGCCGCCCGCGCCGCGCAGGCGCTGGCCATGCTGGCGCCGCGCTCCGCGGTGCCGGTGCACTACGGCACGTACTGGCCGATCGGGATGGACGGGGTCCGGCCGCACGAGTTCCACGCGCCGGGCGACGAATTCGTACGGCAGGCCGCACTCGTGGCGCCGGGGGTGGCGGTGCACCGGCTGGGGCACGGCGAGCATGTGCGGCCGGAGGCCCGTAGATGA
- a CDS encoding DUF305 domain-containing protein codes for MDDQAVALLAMAERRTADPRLRSWATRLRTAQDAELTALRGLRDRMGLPATDVHAGHNMPGMVTADDLVEARAAEGDAFDRLLVAQIRDHLRQSAQVSRSETTAGTRADAKERAKALVTARESQLADLDALAVNGG; via the coding sequence ATGGACGATCAGGCCGTCGCGCTGCTGGCCATGGCCGAGAGGAGGACGGCCGACCCACGGCTCCGGTCCTGGGCGACCCGTCTGCGTACCGCGCAGGACGCCGAACTGACCGCGCTGCGCGGGCTGCGGGACCGGATGGGCCTGCCCGCCACCGATGTGCACGCGGGGCACAACATGCCGGGCATGGTGACGGCCGACGACCTCGTGGAGGCCCGCGCGGCGGAGGGCGACGCGTTCGACCGGTTGCTCGTGGCGCAGATCCGCGACCACCTCCGCCAGTCCGCGCAGGTATCGCGCTCCGAGACGACGGCGGGCACCAGGGCCGACGCCAAGGAGCGGGCAAAGGCCCTCGTGACGGCGCGCGAAAGCCAGTTGGCGGACCTGGACGCGCTGGCCGTGAACGGCGGCTGA